GTCACGCTGTCCGGCTCCGTCGTGAATCCGCTGGGCCGGATCCCCGCCGACGCCGGTCTGAAGGCCACGCTCGAATTCAGGGCCCGCCGGCAGATCGGCGTGCGTTCCTTCAGCTTCCCGGTGGGGGGCGTGCGCCACGCCGGTGACACGATCGAGTGGACCGGCACCGCCGACATCGCGAGCACCGTCCGCCCCCTCGGCATCATCGACGCCGTCTGGGACGTCCGCCTCAAGCTGACCGCCGGCGGCGAGCGGATCACCACCCGCGTCTCGGTCGGCGGGGTCGACCTGGACTCGGCGGCCAGGCTGCGCGTGCGGCCGCGGCTGACCCGGCTGGTCTCCGACCGCTTCGGGCCCGAGGTGACCAAGAAGGGCAACCTCAGCTACGTCCTGACCGCCGAGAGCGCCGCCGCCGTCCGCACCCAGTCGCTGATCAACAACGCCATACAGGGCAAGGCGGCCGGCGTGGTCAAGCGGGGCCTGCGCAAGGCCCTGCGGGCCCGCCGGAACATCGGCTCCGGCGAGCAGAAGGTGAAGCTCTACCACGAGGTCTTCTCGAAGCTGCCGATCAAGAAGGGCACGGTCGTCTTCGAGAGCCACATGGGCAAGCAGTACAGCGACAGCCCCAAGGCGATCTACGAGGAGATGGTGCGCCAGGGCGTGCCGTTCGAGGCGATCTGGTCGTACGCGGGCGCCAAGCCCACCGGCTTCCCCAAGGAGGCCACCCTGGTGCGGCGCTGGAGCTGGCCCTACCTGCGGGCCCTGGCCCAGGCCGAGTACTGGGTCGACAACCAGGGCTTCCCGCTGGCGCTCGCCAAGCGCCCGGGCACCACGTACATCCAGACCTGGCACGGCTCCGCGCTCAAGCGGATGGGCTTCCACGAGCCCCGCACCAAGGCGCAGGGGCGGGCCGGCCAGAAGCGCTTCCAGGAGGCGGTCGACCGCTTCGACCACTTCCTGATCCGCTCCGAGCACGACACCCGCACCCTCGCCAAGGGCTTCCGGCTGCGCGACGAGGTGCTGCTGCGCACGGGCTACCCGCGCAACGACGCCCTCGTGGAGGCGCACCGGACCGAGGTGGGGAGCGGTGAGCGGGTCCGCGGACCCCTGGCGGCCGAGCTCGGCATCGACCCGGACAAGAAGGTGCTGCTGTACGCGCCGACCTTCCGGGCGGGTGCGGACGGCGCGGTGGAGGGCTTCACCTTCCCCTTCGACGTGGAGGAGTTCGCGGACCGGCTCGGTGACCGCTTCACGCTGCTGGTGCGGACCCACTACCTCAACAGCGTCTCGCTGCCGCCGTCGGTCGCCGGCCGCGTCCTCGACGTGTCCCGGCACCACGACATCACCCCGCTCCTGGCCCTCGCCGACGGACTGATCACCGACTACTCGTCCGTGATGTTCGACTACGCGGTCCTGGACCGGCCGATGCTGTTCTTCGCGTACGACTACGAGAAGTACGCGACGGACATCCGCGGCACGTACTTCGACCTGAAGGAGAAGGCCCCGGGCCCGGTCGTGGCCACGGCGGACGAACTCCTGCAGGCGATCGCCGCCTTCGAGGAGGCGGACGCCAAGTACGCCCAGGCGCGCGAGCGCTTCCTCGCCGAGTTCGGCGAGTACGACCGCGGGGACGCGGCCCGCCAGATCGTCGAGAAGTTCTTCACCAGGAGCGGCAAGTGAGCCAGGAGACCAGCACCCCGGGCGGCCGTGACGTCTTCATCGTCTCCAACAACGTCGACGAGCTCGGCGGCGTGACCACCTGGTCGCACCAGATGGCCCGGCTGTTCACGGACCGCGGCCACCACGTGCACATCGTCGGCATCGCCCCGGTCGCCGAGGAGATCCGGCAGAAGCTGCCGCAGGACCTGCCGTACGCGATGACCACGCTCTACGACGCCCACCCGCCGTCGGCCCGCCGGCTGCGCGGGATCAAGGGCCGGCTGAACGCACCCGAGCGGCGCCGTCAGGCGGCCCGCCGGGCGAAGATGCGGGTCAAGGCGGAGCAGCTGAGCGAGCTGCTGCGCGCGGCCCGGCCGGGCGGTGTGGTCATCGTCACGCAGGTCTGGGCGATGGAGTGGGTGGCGCTCGCCGACACCAAGGGGCTCACCGTCATCGGCATGAGCCACGAGTCGTTCGAGGCCAGCCAGAAGTCCACCCGCGGCGAGCGGGTCCGCCGCCACTACTCCGAGGTCGACCGGCTGCTGGTGCTGACGGCCGAGGACGCGGACCTGTGGATCCGGGCGGGCATGGAGAACGTCGCCAGCATGCCGAACCCGCTGCCCTTCATGCCCGACACCCCGGCCCCGCGCACGGAGAAGGTCGTGGCGTGCGTCGGCCGCCTCGCCTTCGAGAAGGGCGTCGACCTGCTGCTCGACGCATGGGCGGACGCCGCGCCGCTCCACCCCGACTGGGTCCTGCGGATCTACGGGGCGGGCGCGGAGGAGCAGGCACTGCGGGCGCACTGCACGTCGCTGGGCCTGGACGACTCCGTGGAGTGGATGGGCAGCACCGGCGACGTGCTGGGCGCCCTGCGCGGGGCCTCGGTCTTCGCCCAGGCCTCACGGGCCGAGGGCTTCCCGATCACGCTGCTGGAGGCGATGGCGGCGGGCGTTCCGGCGGCCGCCTTCGACTGCGCGCCGGGCGTGCGGGAGATCGTCGAGCACGGCGAGGACGGGCTGCTGGCCCGGCTGGGCAACACGATGGAGCTCGCCGGGCACCTGCACACGCTGATGTCCGACCGTGAACTGCGCGACCGGCTCGGCGACAACGCCTTCCACGCGGTGAAGCGGTACTCCAGTGCCGACATCACCGACCGGTGGGAAGAGCTGTTCACCTTCCTGGAGCGCTGACCGCTTCCGCCGCGCGACGCACGAAGCCGCCCGCCCCGGACACATCCGGGGCGGGCGGCTTCGCAGACGGCCTTCGCCGGCCGGTCAGGCCTTGTGGACGTCCTTGTGGCGGTCCGTGCGGGCGGCCTTGTTGGCCTCCCAGCCCGCCCAGGCGGAGGTGACCATCTCGCGGACGTCGTGGCGGGCCTTCCAGCCCAGCTCGCTGGTGATCTTGTCGGCCGAGGCCACGACCTTCGCCGGGTCGCCGGCGCGGCGGGGGCTGATCACCGGCGCGTAGTCGTGCCCGGTGTTCTTGTTCAGGAGCGCCACCATCTCGGCCACCGAAACGCCCTCGCCGCGCCCGATGTTGACGGTGAGGTCCTTGTACTCACCGGCCGCGCCCCACTCGGCGAGCTTGCGGGCCGCCGCCACGTGGGCCTCCGCGAGGTCCTCGACGTGGATGTAGTCGCGGATGCAGGTGCCGTCCGGGGTCGGGTAGTCGTCACCGAAGATCTTGGCGCCCTCGCCGGCGTCGTAGCGCTCGAAGACCATCGGGACCAGGTTGAAGACGCCGGTGTCGGCGAGCTCAGGGGTCGCCGCGCCCGCCACGTTGAAGTAGCGGAGGCAGGCCGTGGAGATGCCGTGCGCCTTGCCCGCGGCGCGCACCAGCCACTCGCCGGCCAGCTTCGTCTCGCCGTAGGGGCTCAGCGGCGCGCACGGGGTCTCCTCGGTGACCAGGTCCACGTCGGGCATGCCGTAGACGGAGGCGGAGGAGGAGAAGAGGAAGTTGCGGACGCCCGCCTCGGCCACGGCCTGCAGCAGGACCGTGAGGCCGTGCACGTTCTCGTGGTAGTAGTACAGCGGCTTCTCGACGGACTCGCCGACCTGCTTCTTGCCCGCGAGGTGCACCACGCCGGTGATCTTGTGCGCGCGGATGGTCTTCTCCAGCGTCAGCCGGTCCAGGACGGAGCCGACCACCAGCGGGACGCCCTCCGGGACGCGGTCCTCCTTGCCCGTGGAGAGGTCGTCGAGCACGACGACCTTCTCCCCCGCGAGCAGCATCGCGCGGACGAC
Above is a genomic segment from Streptomyces sp. NBC_01233 containing:
- a CDS encoding bifunctional glycosyltransferase/CDP-glycerol:glycerophosphate glycerophosphotransferase, with product MHVPDVSVVVIVYNDAERLSTAVQSVLDQTLHGVEVVIVDDCSKDRSYTVAQELEAAHPGRVRAFQLPENSGGCGAPRNHGILQATGTYVMFLDSDDVLERNACRNMLQAAERTGSDLVSGMCVRVHLDNRWGKTTEWYPWIYSRTRTLESITEFPDLLVYDTLSTNKCYRRAFLLEQGLEFPVGIHYEDLLFSAQAYVAARRITLIPNHVYFWNVVEKASAKSISNRRHEIANFVHRMEIHRRVDQLLAAKGHADIKSAKDAKFVKHDLVLHLRDLPLLSDEYRQEFARLANGYLAGIDPTAYENVTYLQAICAYLLGKEDWDNLLPAADAMTNKGRLTSPLAERDGRVYWCARHIDSPDPAEAAEARRILDVTEQAFHTTPLTSLTVGNRLTSYEDDGRGTVTLSGSVVNPLGRIPADAGLKATLEFRARRQIGVRSFSFPVGGVRHAGDTIEWTGTADIASTVRPLGIIDAVWDVRLKLTAGGERITTRVSVGGVDLDSAARLRVRPRLTRLVSDRFGPEVTKKGNLSYVLTAESAAAVRTQSLINNAIQGKAAGVVKRGLRKALRARRNIGSGEQKVKLYHEVFSKLPIKKGTVVFESHMGKQYSDSPKAIYEEMVRQGVPFEAIWSYAGAKPTGFPKEATLVRRWSWPYLRALAQAEYWVDNQGFPLALAKRPGTTYIQTWHGSALKRMGFHEPRTKAQGRAGQKRFQEAVDRFDHFLIRSEHDTRTLAKGFRLRDEVLLRTGYPRNDALVEAHRTEVGSGERVRGPLAAELGIDPDKKVLLYAPTFRAGADGAVEGFTFPFDVEEFADRLGDRFTLLVRTHYLNSVSLPPSVAGRVLDVSRHHDITPLLALADGLITDYSSVMFDYAVLDRPMLFFAYDYEKYATDIRGTYFDLKEKAPGPVVATADELLQAIAAFEEADAKYAQARERFLAEFGEYDRGDAARQIVEKFFTRSGK
- a CDS encoding glycosyltransferase; translated protein: MSQETSTPGGRDVFIVSNNVDELGGVTTWSHQMARLFTDRGHHVHIVGIAPVAEEIRQKLPQDLPYAMTTLYDAHPPSARRLRGIKGRLNAPERRRQAARRAKMRVKAEQLSELLRAARPGGVVIVTQVWAMEWVALADTKGLTVIGMSHESFEASQKSTRGERVRRHYSEVDRLLVLTAEDADLWIRAGMENVASMPNPLPFMPDTPAPRTEKVVACVGRLAFEKGVDLLLDAWADAAPLHPDWVLRIYGAGAEEQALRAHCTSLGLDDSVEWMGSTGDVLGALRGASVFAQASRAEGFPITLLEAMAAGVPAAAFDCAPGVREIVEHGEDGLLARLGNTMELAGHLHTLMSDRELRDRLGDNAFHAVKRYSSADITDRWEELFTFLER
- the galE gene encoding UDP-glucose 4-epimerase GalE gives rise to the protein MTFLITGGAGYIGAHVVRAMLLAGEKVVVLDDLSTGKEDRVPEGVPLVVGSVLDRLTLEKTIRAHKITGVVHLAGKKQVGESVEKPLYYYHENVHGLTVLLQAVAEAGVRNFLFSSSASVYGMPDVDLVTEETPCAPLSPYGETKLAGEWLVRAAGKAHGISTACLRYFNVAGAATPELADTGVFNLVPMVFERYDAGEGAKIFGDDYPTPDGTCIRDYIHVEDLAEAHVAAARKLAEWGAAGEYKDLTVNIGRGEGVSVAEMVALLNKNTGHDYAPVISPRRAGDPAKVVASADKITSELGWKARHDVREMVTSAWAGWEANKAARTDRHKDVHKA